A segment of the Aureliella helgolandensis genome:
TGCAGATCGCCAGGATTGAGTCTGGCGGTCTGTTACAATCAACCTGGATTCGGTTTCCATGCTTCGGGCTGGGCAATGCAATCTGGCTGTGCCTGAGTGATTTGCGTGTAACCAGTCGGGCTGAATGCCTCAGGTATCAAATAGAGTCGATGTTGCTACCTGCTGTTTGACCTGAGGATTGGATGAACATGACTGAATCAGCTGCGGAATTGACGTGCCCTCGTTGCGGTGCGGCGGTGGGTGCGGCGGTTGCGAGTGGGATTTGTCCGACTTGTCTGCTCAAACAGGCCGCTCTTGGAACTGCCGACGACAGCATTCCAGCGACGCCCTGGAGGCCGCCGACTGTCGAAGAGATCGCCAGCGAGTTCACGCAGCTCGAAATCATGGAACTAATCGGGCACGGTGGAATGGGAGCTGTCTATAAGGCTCGGCAGAAGTCGCTCGGTCGGCTGGTCGCGTTGAAGATTCTGGCTCCGCAGCACGCGGACAATCCGGATTTCGCGAAACGCTTCTCGCGCGAAGGGAAGATTCTCGCCGAAGTGAATCATTCTAGTATTGTCACGGTTCACGATTTCGGTCGGGCCGGCAAATTCTACTTCCTGCTGATGGAATACGTGGACGGAGTCAATCTGCGGCAGGCGATGACCGCCGGACGCCTGACTCCGAAACAAGCGCTGGCCATTGTTCCGCCTATCTGTGAAGCGCTGCAGTTCGCTCATGACCGTGGCATCGTGCATCGAGACATCAAACCAGAGAACCTGCTGCTCGATAAAGACGGACGGATCAAGATCGCCGACTTCGGCATCGCCCGGATGCTGCGGACTGGTGCGGGCGACATGCCGTTGCCAGAGTCCGATGACGCAGCCTTGGCCGTCGACGCCCAAGCCGGGACGAGTTCGGAAGAAATCACTCGCGAGGCCGTGCTGGGGACCCCGCGATACATGGCCCCCGAACAGCGGGACGAGCCAGCGGCTGTCGACCATCGCGCGGATATCTATTCGCTGGGAGTCGTGCTGTACGAAATGCTGACTGGAGAACTGCCGGGAGCTACCCTGCAGCCGCCGTCTCGTCGAGTCGAAATCGACGTTCGTCTGGACGAGATCGTGCTGCGAGCACTGGATCAAAATCCGGAGTACAGATACCGCTCGGCGACCGAATTCCAGCACGAAGTGGAAACCGTCGTGAGCACTCCGACGGATCATCCTTCACAACTCAATCAGTCGTTCGCGCGAAGCGTCCCCAGATCGACCAGGTGTCACGTCACGACTCCGCAGCGTCTTGCCACATTCGTGGGGCAGTTGTTTCTCTGGCGGAGCCACGGCCGGCTAACGCTCGACGACCGCCAGTTGACGATCACACAGGGGCCTCGCATTTACGAAATCCCGTTGCATTCGATTTGCGATCTCAGCCTCGGTCGTTATCCCATGCTGGTGAATCCGGCCGGACTAAACTTTATTCGCTTTACGTACGAAGTCGACGGCTCGACGAACTGCCTGATCGTCTCCCCCACTCAGGGGCTGATCGGCCTGCCATCGCACTTCAATGACGACGTCGAGGACTGGTTCCAGCATCTTCAAGCGGCAACGACGGCGGCGACGGGACGCCCACCTGTAACGACACCGACGCACGAAGTGTGGCTCGCGAGGACCTCTCGATGGGGACTTGCGGTTATTCCACTTTTTTTGCTTCCGATCCTTGGTGTGGCTTGTCTCGTGTGGCTCATTTTTGAGGGTCCGCGTACAGGCACTGAGGCTCCATCAGGCACGATGGGCTGGACGCTGTCGGGAATACTGGGGGTACTGGCACTCATTGGACTTCTGCCAGTTCTACTCCACTTGCCGTTTCGCTCATCGTTTAGTTCTTACACGACCGCAACCGAACAGCCTGACAAGACTTCAGATGAGGCCCGGCCGAGTGGAGCACTCGCTCAGCTTTTCGGACTCCGCAGCGTATGGGGACTTCGCTTCCTGATGATCGCCCACTTGGGGTTTCTTGGGTTCCTTCGCAACCTTCCGGGGCTTGAACGAGCCGCAGGAATGTATGGTTTCTTTGGATTCATCGGTGTTGCGACACTCTTCGAATTCAGAGCGAGGTATCGTCATCACCCTCACTTAAAAGTTGTCTCCATTATTGCAGCACTGGTACTGGCCTCTCCGGTGGCGGTATTCGTCGGCGCGAGCATTCTGTTCGAATATCAGACTCCTCATGCCACAGTCATCACTCGAAACCCGACGGTTCATCAGGGCCATTTTTCATTTCACCACGAAGTCGACTGCCCTGACGGTTGGAACGTCTGGCTGACCCTTGAGTGTGTTCAACTGCGAATGAATCGCCCGGAAGACAACACTCCGTGGGAGCCGAATC
Coding sequences within it:
- a CDS encoding serine/threonine-protein kinase, with protein sequence MTESAAELTCPRCGAAVGAAVASGICPTCLLKQAALGTADDSIPATPWRPPTVEEIASEFTQLEIMELIGHGGMGAVYKARQKSLGRLVALKILAPQHADNPDFAKRFSREGKILAEVNHSSIVTVHDFGRAGKFYFLLMEYVDGVNLRQAMTAGRLTPKQALAIVPPICEALQFAHDRGIVHRDIKPENLLLDKDGRIKIADFGIARMLRTGAGDMPLPESDDAALAVDAQAGTSSEEITREAVLGTPRYMAPEQRDEPAAVDHRADIYSLGVVLYEMLTGELPGATLQPPSRRVEIDVRLDEIVLRALDQNPEYRYRSATEFQHEVETVVSTPTDHPSQLNQSFARSVPRSTRCHVTTPQRLATFVGQLFLWRSHGRLTLDDRQLTITQGPRIYEIPLHSICDLSLGRYPMLVNPAGLNFIRFTYEVDGSTNCLIVSPTQGLIGLPSHFNDDVEDWFQHLQAATTAATGRPPVTTPTHEVWLARTSRWGLAVIPLFLLPILGVACLVWLIFEGPRTGTEAPSGTMGWTLSGILGVLALIGLLPVLLHLPFRSSFSSYTTATEQPDKTSDEARPSGALAQLFGLRSVWGLRFLMIAHLGFLGFLRNLPGLERAAGMYGFFGFIGVATLFEFRARYRHHPHLKVVSIIAALVLASPVAVFVGASILFEYQTPHATVITRNPTVHQGHFSFHHEVDCPDGWNVWLTLECVQLRMNRPEDNTPWEPNLVKRYQAKLQGKGRMRIPLDYLPSTDEARNIMLATLGQADGYASDLSPNYNVSLLTYTTESLMRVWAILQILPEGESPDSLLDTQASETVRFVMIVPPARPTLGPFEGAYSLGKVELVAMCLQGSSAQPLWKANGEPCTDELIPERGGSSSAAGKVIKEIAIRVRSETNLASKPRLRFAPEARIAAMGGSFFPPDTKREHAMLIQTIACPPEALETNVEVGIADGDWKTRLTFARHPRQHHFSGSQSGGPDGLWEGVVRTTESSGDSVPLAFSFSNRDDHETRLVYEKTDGTIVPLKGDGTDGGHGLTNSLTTLRVDEFESIEEFHVQCRRYEWLEFKNVSLQLGHRTNVEVYSTY